The DNA sequence AATAAGATGGGCCGTTGATCATGCAGCCTTGTTTGCCCGCGGTATTTGCCGCAGGATATGGATCTTAGGAGAAAACTGGGATTTGAGTGAGGTGCTTCAGTACTCAAAGCATATAAAGGCACTTGCAAAGATAGGCGTATCGATAAGGTTTCTCCTTCTGACGCCTTGGGGGTGGACGGAGGTTCCTCTCTTTAAGGAAATAAGCGGTGACGAAAAGCGTGGCCTGCTTTGGAAGGAAAGGCATAAAAAGAGAAATAACAATCTGCCAAAGGGAAACGACGAAGGAAAGACGCCATAGTTACATAGAGGGGCAAGTTGCCCCTCTATGGTTATTATAGCTGTTATTATTCGGTCAATTGGTTAATTTGGAGGACCGTTTCAGGTTCTTCATCAATTCTGGTCATAGTTATATTAAAATAACCGAAAACGAGTAATGTCAGTACCGTTAGGTAGTTAAAGCACGCATAGGGGTCATAAAGGAATGGAGTTATGCCCAGCGTTCCCTTTATGAAAGCACCGCATGTGTTCCATGGAACCAATGGCGAGGTTACGGTTCCAGCGCATTCCAGGGCTCTTGAAAGGTTTTTGGGATGAAGCCCCATCTTTCTGTAGGCATTTGCATACATGCGACCAGGCAGGACTATTGAAATATATTGTTCCGGCAACAGCATGTTTGATGTTATGCATGTAGCTGCAGTTGCTGCAACCAGATTTCCAACGGTCTTAACTTTTTTGAGAAGAGCATTTACCAATACTTCGAGTTGTTTTGTCTTTTCCATTATGCCTCCAAACATCATTGCTATTATGGTAAGGGATATCGAATACATCATTCCCGTGAGCCCTCCGGCAGTAAGAAGTCCATCTATCATGGCGTTGCCTGATTGGCTCACATAACCTCCATATCCAGCGTTTACTATGTTGCCGAAATTGACGTCCTGAAATATGAATGCTGCTATGGCTCCGGCTATGATGCCGATCGTTATCCCTGGGATTGCAGGAGCCTTCAGTGCTATGCAGATTATGACAATGAGCGGGGGCAACAATAGAAGAGGATTGATGTTAAACTGCGCCGACAGCGCATCTTGAATAGCCTTTATCTGAGACATATCCATGTTTGAAGAGGAATACCTCATTCCCAAAAGAAAGAATATCAAAAGAGACAAAGGATAGGATACCGCGCTCACCTTAATTGTGTGTTTGACATGTGTAAATATATCGGTGCCAGCCATGGCAGGAGCCAAGTTAGTCGTATCCGATAAAGGCGATATTTTGTCGCCAAAGTAGGCTCCACTTACGATGGCACCGCCAGTTTGAGCAGGCGGTATTCCAAGCCCGGCCCCAATGCCCATCAGTGCAATTCCCATTGTGCCCATGGTACCCCATGACGTCCCGGTGGCCAGGGATACTATCGAGCAAATTAATAGAGTTGCAACTAAAAAGAATTTTGGAGAAATTATCATAAGTCCATAGTAAATCATGGAGGGTACTACGCCTGCTTCTATCCAAACTCCTATAAGAACTCCTATGATTGCCAATATGACTATCGCTTGTAATGCTTGAGTAATACCCTGCATCATGCCCATTTCTATGTCCTTCCATTTGTATCCGACTTTTAGGGCGATGATGCTCGCAAAAAGCGATCCCATCATCAGCGGAACGTGGGGATCCGTATGGTAGACGGCAAGGCATACTGCCATCACAATTACCAGCAGCCCTATTGAAACCAAAGAATCGATGATACTTGGTCTAGGCTCTTCCTTCGTGCCCATTATCAATACCCCCTCTGCCTTATGATTTTTAAATGAGGTGCTCTAACGGCAAATTTCCACTAGAGCACCTCAAATCTTTATAAGCTATTTCATTATCGAGCAGACTATTTAATTAGTAACCAATTTTACCCGCCGCTTATCATGTGGATGACCTGGACGTCGTCGCCGTCATTAACAACGGTAGTCTCAAATTTGTCGCGAGGAATCGGTTTGTCGTTTATCCAAACCCCAATCATGGGAAATATAAATTTCTTGGCTTCCAGGATATCCTTGACGGTCATCCCTGGATGCCACTCCATTTCCTCGCCGTTTACCTTTATCATGTTTGCCCCTCCTTAACTTTCCCATTCATCCTCGGGCTTAAGGTGTCTTTTTACTACCTCAACAACTTCCGGATAGTCGATCCCCAAACGCCTTAACGTCTCGATTGTTGGTATGCCGTTTTTGTTCCACCCTCTGCGCCTGTATACGGCATCGACGAGCTGCTCCCATTGGGACAAACGGTAATTTTGCAGCTTTTTGATCTTTTCCTCCGTCGAGAGATTTTCGGGGTCGATGCCTGCAGCTTTCAGCTCATTGTCATAGTAGTCGCTTCTTGCTTCCCATTCATCGGGAAACACCGGCCCTATTGCCCGCAAGGGGATGTTGTGGTCTTTTCGAGTCCCCCTGCCTAGCCTTAACTGAAAGACCCGCTGGAAGTTGTAAACCCTTTCGGATTGTATTATCAGCTCTTCCTTGGTGATTTTCTTTCCGGTCACGGCGTTAAAAAGGTCTACGTAATTTTGGACGTGTTCAGGCACCTTGGCAGCTTCAATGCCTTTATATTTGATGGCGTTGTCGGCTGGCTCAATGTCGTTCCATGGTAGTTTGCACAAGCCCACCAAAGAAAACCATAGCCTGAAGTTGGGGAAGTAATGCAAAGCTTCGGCCTTATCCTCGAACGTGGGTAATTGCTTGTTCACTCTGTCCATGAAGATCAGCCAGGCCTCGTCGTGTTGCGGTCCTTTTAGCGTGAGGAAATATCCGCCCCATTGAGCGACAGATTCCTTTGGTACATATTCCGATACCTCCAGGCCTTGACCTTCCATGCCTATGTTTTCGAGAACATCGCTAGGAGCTCCATACTTTTCGGCAAATATCTTTTTCATCCGGTGGATACCAAGGCCAACAATGCGGGCAAACTCGTCGTCGCCACGCCCCATCCTGTGTATTAGCTCCATGATGTCATCCTTTGCCCCGAATTTCAACTCAAGTCCGTTAGTGATTTCCTTGTTAAGGAAACCAAGCTCGTAGCATTCGCACACGAAAGCTATGCCCGTTCCCAAGGATATGGTATCCAGTCCGTAATGATCGGCGTAGAAGTTGGCCTCGATGATCCATTCGGGATCGAAAACGCCAATATTGGAACCTAAACCGGCACAGGTCTCATACTCAGGTCCATCTACCGTAACTTTCCTGCCCTTTAGGGGGCCGGTTTTGAGCTCGAATTTATCGGCAGCTTTAGCGCAAGCCATGGAGCATCCATACCAACATCCATCGGGGATTCCTTGGGTGAATATCCGTTCAAAGACCTTTGAGTGGATCTTTGAGGCGTCCTTGTGTTGGCCGAACTTGTAGTTATGCACTGGGAGGAGGTGATATTCGTTCATTATCTCGTTTAAATGTGGAGTACCAACCTTGCGCATCTTGTTTTGCTGGTCATCAAGGTCTCGAATCTCCTTGTGGAGTTTTAGGCCAACCCGTTGAAGTGTGGTTAGGTCCGCTGGGTTATTGCTCGAGGGCCCAATGCCTCTTTTCTTGACCACGATAGCTGCTAATTTTTTGTCGCGAAAGACCGTGCCGCCTCCGCCTCTTCCGGCTTGTTTTAGACGAGGTGTCTTTCGACGGAGATCGTAGAAGCTCATGTTAAGACATCCCCAGTAACTGTTTTCTGCGCCCTTGCCGGTAGACACCACCGATATGTTTCGCTTATCCTCCTCGTCTTCCGCGAAATATTCATGCAAGGCTTCGGTCACCGTAACGGCATTTACTTCTTCAAAGGGCGATTCATAAATCTCAACTCTATTGTTATCTCCATCGATGAAGACGACGATGTCGCGATCGGCTTTTCCCTGGATTTCCAGTGCATCCCACCCCGAGAATTTAAGTAGCGGGCCAAAGTAACCGCCAGCATTGCTATCGTATGTTTGCTCCGTTAATGGTGAGATAAACACTGTATAACATTTGCCTGAACCAGGGTACTGGGTTATTCCACACAAAGGTCCCCCTGATATTACAATTTCATTTTCGGGATCGTTCCATTTTGTCGTATCCTTCACAGCGTCCCAAAGCAGCTTAAGGCCAAAGCCCCTTCCTCCTATGAACTTTTCCTTCATATCTTCAGATACGGGTCTTTCCTCGAAGCTAAAATTGCTGATGTTAACGTAAAGCGTCCTTCCGGCGTATCCTCTATAAATATTCACAGGTTTGTATTCCCATCTTGCGAGGAGCCTCATCTTGTCCATTAAATTTTCCCCCTTTCGCTAATCTTGCTCCAATACTAGTGCCTCTGGCGGACATATCTTACTGCAGATGCCGCAGGCTATACACTTAAAGGGTTTTTCCTTGTTATCGGCAGTGAACATGCTTTCCGTTGGACAAAACCCGGCACACATAAGGCATCCTACGCACTTGCTCTCGTCAATTCTGACAACTCCCTGAGCATCTCTACCTATGGCTAGAGTGGGGCAGGTATCGATACACACACCGCATTGGTTGCATACGTTAATCACGTACCCCGAATCGCCCTGTGTCACCCTGATTCTGGACAGCTCCTTATCTTCTTCTTTGAACCAAGTCTTGGAGCAAGTTAACATACAGCTTTCGCATCCTACGCATCGTTCCGGATAAGCTGCAAGCCGCTTCATGGCTTCCCCCCCTTGTTCTTCGGATGTAAACCATTTCCCCCTAAGGTAGTATACTTAATGGTAATTATACCGTATAAATTATTATGAAACTACTATCGAAGGTGCAATTTACGTTGATTCATATAAGATAAAAAAATAAAGCCTATGGGAGGCAATTTTCATGATCAGAGCTGTGGATGTCATTAGAAAAAAGAGGGACGGTGTGCCCCTGGGAGACGATGAAATAGATTACTTTCTAAAGGGCTGCTGCAGTGGTGATATTCCCGATTATCAAACGGCAGCATTCTTAATGGCCACGTATTTTAGGGGAATGAACGAGAAAGAAGTATTCTCGCTTACTGATTCTATGGTACGTTCTGGCAAAGTGGTTGACCTTTCTGGCATTAAAGGCACGAAAGTAGATAAACACAGCACTGGCGGAGTGGCCGATACCACGACCTTAGTCGTGTGTCCACTTGTCGCGTCATGCGGAGCGCCCATATCCAAGATGTCTGGCAGGGGGCTCGGTCATACTGGAGGTACTCTCGATAAGCTCGAAGCGATCCCCGGCATGAAGGTCTCTCTAACGCTTGATGAGTTCGTCAATATCGTAAATTCAGTTGGAATTTCGATAATAAGCCAGACTGACGATCTCGTTCCCGCGGATAAAAAGCTTTACTCCTTAAGAGATGTTACGGCCACTGTCGATT is a window from the Acetomicrobium flavidum genome containing:
- the thiS gene encoding sulfur carrier protein ThiS translates to MIKVNGEEMEWHPGMTVKDILEAKKFIFPMIGVWINDKPIPRDKFETTVVNDGDDVQVIHMISGG
- a CDS encoding aldehyde ferredoxin oxidoreductase family protein codes for the protein MDKMRLLARWEYKPVNIYRGYAGRTLYVNISNFSFEERPVSEDMKEKFIGGRGFGLKLLWDAVKDTTKWNDPENEIVISGGPLCGITQYPGSGKCYTVFISPLTEQTYDSNAGGYFGPLLKFSGWDALEIQGKADRDIVVFIDGDNNRVEIYESPFEEVNAVTVTEALHEYFAEDEEDKRNISVVSTGKGAENSYWGCLNMSFYDLRRKTPRLKQAGRGGGGTVFRDKKLAAIVVKKRGIGPSSNNPADLTTLQRVGLKLHKEIRDLDDQQNKMRKVGTPHLNEIMNEYHLLPVHNYKFGQHKDASKIHSKVFERIFTQGIPDGCWYGCSMACAKAADKFELKTGPLKGRKVTVDGPEYETCAGLGSNIGVFDPEWIIEANFYADHYGLDTISLGTGIAFVCECYELGFLNKEITNGLELKFGAKDDIMELIHRMGRGDDEFARIVGLGIHRMKKIFAEKYGAPSDVLENIGMEGQGLEVSEYVPKESVAQWGGYFLTLKGPQHDEAWLIFMDRVNKQLPTFEDKAEALHYFPNFRLWFSLVGLCKLPWNDIEPADNAIKYKGIEAAKVPEHVQNYVDLFNAVTGKKITKEELIIQSERVYNFQRVFQLRLGRGTRKDHNIPLRAIGPVFPDEWEARSDYYDNELKAAGIDPENLSTEEKIKKLQNYRLSQWEQLVDAVYRRRGWNKNGIPTIETLRRLGIDYPEVVEVVKRHLKPEDEWES
- the nhaC gene encoding Na+/H+ antiporter NhaC, giving the protein MGTKEEPRPSIIDSLVSIGLLVIVMAVCLAVYHTDPHVPLMMGSLFASIIALKVGYKWKDIEMGMMQGITQALQAIVILAIIGVLIGVWIEAGVVPSMIYYGLMIISPKFFLVATLLICSIVSLATGTSWGTMGTMGIALMGIGAGLGIPPAQTGGAIVSGAYFGDKISPLSDTTNLAPAMAGTDIFTHVKHTIKVSAVSYPLSLLIFFLLGMRYSSSNMDMSQIKAIQDALSAQFNINPLLLLPPLIVIICIALKAPAIPGITIGIIAGAIAAFIFQDVNFGNIVNAGYGGYVSQSGNAMIDGLLTAGGLTGMMYSISLTIIAMMFGGIMEKTKQLEVLVNALLKKVKTVGNLVAATAATCITSNMLLPEQYISIVLPGRMYANAYRKMGLHPKNLSRALECAGTVTSPLVPWNTCGAFIKGTLGITPFLYDPYACFNYLTVLTLLVFGYFNITMTRIDEEPETVLQINQLTE
- a CDS encoding 4Fe-4S binding protein codes for the protein MKRLAAYPERCVGCESCMLTCSKTWFKEEDKELSRIRVTQGDSGYVINVCNQCGVCIDTCPTLAIGRDAQGVVRIDESKCVGCLMCAGFCPTESMFTADNKEKPFKCIACGICSKICPPEALVLEQD